The Lonchura striata isolate bLonStr1 chromosome 25, bLonStr1.mat, whole genome shotgun sequence genomic sequence TCACTCCCAGGAATCTCTCCCAGGGGTCACTCCAGGGGTCACTCCAGGGGTCACTCCCAGGGGTCACTCCCAGGGGGCACTCCTGGGGTCACTCCCAGTGATCTTTCCCAGGGATCATTCCCAGGGTTCATTCCCATGGTCACTCCCAGTAGCCACTCCTGGGGTCACTTCCAGTGGTCACTCCCGCCACTCCGGGCAGGATCCAGACCTGCCACAGGCTCGGCCACTCCCCAGGCTCGGCCACTGTTCAGGCTCGGACACTGTTCAGGCTCGGACACTCCCCGGGCTCGGACACTCCCCGGGCTCGGACACTCCCCAGGCTCGGCCACTCCCCGGGCTCGGACACCGCCCAGGCTCGGACACTCCCCGGGCTCGGACACTGTTCAGGCTCGGACACTCCCCGGGCTCGGACACTGCCCGGGCTCGGACACTGCCCGGGCTCGGACACTCCCCGGGCTCGGACACTCCCCGGGCTCGGACACTGCCCGGGCTCGGCCACTCCCCGGGCTCGGACACTCCCCGGGCTCGGCCACTCCCCGGGCTCGGACACTCCCCGGGCTCGGACACCGCCCGGGCTCGGACACTCCCCGGGCTCGGCCACTCCCCGGGCTCGGACACTGCCCGGGCTCGGCCACTCCCCGGGCTCGGACACTCCCCGGGCTCGGACACTGCCCAGGCTCGGACACTGCCCAGGCTCGGCCACTCCCCGGGCTCGGACACTGCCCAGGCTCGGACACTCCCCGGGCTCGGACACTCCCCGGGCTCGGACACTCCCCGGGCTCGGACACTCCCCACGCTCGGCCACTCCCCGGGCTCGGACACTGCCCAGGCTCGGACACTCCCCGGGCTCGGACACTGCCCAGTGCAGGGCCGGGGTCTCCCGGGGTCTCCCGGGGTCTCCCGGGGTCTCCCGGCCGGACCCccccgccctccctgcccggCCCTCCCCGGCcctccccggcccggcccctccccGGCCCGATTAGGCCGGGCTTTGGGGCTAATTCCCAACACCTGACCGGCTTAGGCTGCTGAGCCCATTATCAGCTTAGCAGCAAAGACATCTGCTGCTCGGGGGCAGCGCCGGCCCGCAGCCTCTGCGCTGCCTCCATGGGGCTCTGAGCGGCCCCGGCGCCCCGGTGAGTGCCCCGGGGCACCGGGAGCCGCTTCCCCCGCTTCTGGGAGCTCCCGGGGCTGccggtgtccccagggatgtctGGGCGCGttcttttttttgggaaaaaagatTTGGGTTTCCCCAGCCTCCACACGCCAAaaactctcagggcagcgcaaatAACGGAGCTCAGGGCGATGGAGGAGCCGTGCTGGGAAAAGCTGGGGGAATGAAAGCTGAGATGTTTTATTCCTTCAAAAAGCTGGGAGGATGTTCCTAGGCAGTGGTCAGGGCTGCTGGGGGGTCACAATCCACTGGCACACAGCAGTGATCCCAAAAATCAATGACCCAAATAATGCCTCAGTTCCAGGGCACGATGGCTCAGGACATGACCgagaaggagctgctgaagaTGGAGCTGGACCAGCTGAAGAAGGAGGTGAAGAACGAGAGGCAGATGGTGAGTCCCTCACTgcagggagggaaaaggaggggaGGAGAAGAACCCCAGGCCCAAAATCCACCCGAGGGGAGGAGAAGAACCCCAGGCCCAAAATCCACCCGAGGGGAGGAGAAGAACCCCGGCCCCCGAAATCCACCCGAGGGGAGGAGAAGAACCCCAGGCCCAAAATCCACCCGAGGGGAGGAAAAGAACCCCAGGCCCAAAATCCACCCGAGGGGAGGAACAGAACCCCAGGCCCAAAATCTACCCGAGGGGAGGAAAAGAACCCCAGGCCCAAAATCCACCCGAGGGGAGGAAAAGAACCCCGGCCCTGAAATCCACCCCCAAAGCCAGGCAGGAGCACCCACGCTGCCCCTAAAGCTCTGGGATGCCCTGGGACAACCCCGGGAATATTTGGAATGCTCTGGCAAATCCCAGGGGTGGTTTTGGGACTCCGCAGGGATCATTTGGGACACCCCAGGGGCGGTTTTGGGATGCCCCAGGGATGGTTCTGGCACACCACAGGGGCGGTTTTGGGACTCCGCAGGGATCATTTGGGACACCCCAGGGGCGGTTTTGGGATACCCCAGCCCAGGCTCGTGTCCCACTTGCCcattgtggccctgggctggatcccTGGGGCAGATCCCTGGGCTGGATCCCCTGGTGGATCCTGGGTGGATCCACCGGGTGGATCTCTGGGCTGAATCCCTGAGCTGGGTTCCCGGGCTGGATCCCAGTCGGATTCCCCGGGCAGATCCCCCAGAAGATCCCTGGGCTGGATCCCCTGGTGGATCCCAGTCAGATCCTGGGCGGATCCTGGGCTGGGTTCCCTGGGTGGatgtccctgggctggatccCCTGGCGGATCCCGGGTGGATCCCGGTCAGATTCCAGTCAGACCCTGGGTGGATCCCGGTCGGATCCCAGTCGGATCCTGGGCGGATCCCAGTCCAATCCCAGTCGGATCCCTGGTCAGATCCACGGCGGATCCCAGTCTGATCCCAGTTGGATCCCGGTCAGATCCACGGCGGATCCCAGTCTGATCCCAGTTGGATCCCGGTCAGATCCAGGGCAGATCCCAGTCCAATCCCAGTCGGATCCCCGGTCAGATCCTGGGCGGATCCCAGTCCAATCCCGGGCGGATCCCAGTCAGATCCCGGGCGGATCCCAGTCAGATCCCAGTCAGATCCCAGTCAGATCCCGGGCGGATCCCAGTCCAATCCCAGTCGGATCCTGGTCAGATCCCGGGTGAATCCCAGTCCGATCCTAGTTGGATCCCAGTCCAATCCCAGTCCGATCCCAGTCAGATCCCGGTCAGATCCCCTGGGTGGATCCCCCGCAGCCGCCTCTCCCCCGGGCAGGTGTCCAAGACGGGCAAGGAGATGAAGGAGTACATGGAGTCGATGGCGGGCGAGGACCCGCTGCTCAAGGGCGTCCCCGAGGACAAGAACCCCTTCAAGGAGAAGGGCGGCTGCGCCATCAGCTGAGCCCCGGCTccacctggagaggaggaaaagcacaCCCCGAAAACAAGATCAggaacagccccaaaatccccacccCACCCACCCCGCTGCTGTCGGAGCTTGGGCTTCCCGcgagaaaaaaaccaaaaaacaaaccgaaaaaaggcaaaacttctgcattttcacattttcagcAGCCCGAGCTAGCGGGGATGGGGGAAACAGCCCCGCGGGGATCCCAGCTTTGTGatttatccccaaaatccccaaatcctcgCGATTCcggctgggaaggagggagatgCCACCAGCACCGCCTCACCTCCTCCTcacttcccttttttcctggcttttcccTCGGGAAAACGCCTGGAAAATCAGCGCTGTgacctgcagcatccctgctgcccccagcggggattttttgggataaaTTCATATTTAATCCCCTgcttgacagaaaaaaaaacccaaaaaacccaggcACAGCCAGCTCCTGAATTCCATGGGGTAGGTTCGCTGTTCGGAAacgttttgcttttttttaaaaaaatcccattcccggatttttttttttttccatttaatctCGAGGAAAAACtctcccaaaactgccccaagacCATCGACCCCAAAAGAGAGGCAGCAGATATTCAGAAATTCAGATTTGGGAGTCCCTCGAGGTGCTGTCCCActcttcctcccctcccagccccggTAAATCCCAAGGAAATCCCTCCGGATCCCACCTGGAATTCTGCCTCTGGATCCCCGCTCAGCCCCAGCGCTCCCCACACcctaaaaagagagaaaaaaatcagaaaaaaatggattttcctCCAGCAGGGAGCCCCCAGTTCTGccagaacccccaaaaccccccaaaatcccccaaactcccccaaaatcGAGGTGGTTTTGCTCTTTCTCGCAGCTGCTCAATAAACCCGCCAGCATCGCCACGGCCTCTGTTTCTTGCAGGAAATACTCtccaaaaaatcagaatttgtgGGTTTATTTTCTGCTCTGAGGTGGATTTTATTCGCTACAGCTGAGACTGACATTATTCTTTTAATTCTCCCTTTTACTGCCTTTAAAACTTGGGTGCACAGTGGGGCTGGATCCTGCTTTTTGGTGGAGTTTTTGATGGTtctgctggggttttttggtggtcgttattttttttggttgtttttggctttgttttggttttggggttttttttgttttgttttttgggtttgtttttttttttttagtgggggGGATGGTTTTGGGAGTGCAGAATCACATTTTTTGATGGAgcttgtgtggtttttttggtggttggttttttgttgttgttgtttttggctttgttttggtggtttatttgggtttttttgtttgtttttggggattttgggggggggattttttgggagtgcAGAATCCCATTTTTCGATTGAgcttgtaggtttttttttggtggttatttttgctttgttttggttttggttttactttttgtttggtttttttttgggggggggatgGTTTTGGGAGTGCAGAATCCCATTTTTCGATGGagcttgtggggttttttggtggttgttttttatggttgttttttgctttgttttggggctttatttaggttttttgtttgtttgtttggggtttgtttgttttggggttttttttgggggggggattttttgggagtgcAGAACCCCATTTTTTGATGGagcttgtgggtttttttgggtgttttttttttggttgttgtttttggctttgttttggtttcgggggtttatttggttttttttgtttggttggttttgtttgtttttggggtttttttttggagggggggattttttgggagtgcAGAATCCCATTTTTCGATGGagcttgtgggtttttttggggggtgacGGAGCCGAACGCGAGATGCTCCAAAATTCACTTGGGGCGCACCCAAAGGCGCCGCTTCTTCTCGTGGGCACCGCTCCAAGGCCATGTCGGGCTATCCAggttaaaaaaagaattaaaaaccaGATTTTCCTGTCGCGGCTTTGAGGCGATCAGACCTCCCGGGGCCTGAGCTGCCCCTAATCCCGGCGATAACCGGGCTGTGGCCGGAGGGATTGTCCCGTTAATCGCCGTTAAACGGCCGGAAGGTGCGTCAGGGCCGCCTAAGCCGCCTCTGAGGGATCCGGGGCGAACCCGCCATGATGAGGGCTCCGCGCTGCTGAGGGGGGGGCGGGCCGAAGCGCGCTCCCAGCCAATAGCAACGCGCCATTGGCGGAGTGACATCCGCTCAGCCAATCAGCGGCGGAGGACGGAGGGCGCGGACCCGCTCCGGGGGCTCGCTGAAGTGGGAGGCGGTGCAGAGTAAGGTCTCAGCCAATAGAAATGCGATGTTGAGAGAGTGACAGTAGATACGGCCAATCAAAGGTGGGAAACGGAGAGCGCGAAGCCCCTCCGGGGGATATGGATTGTGGAAGAAGGAGGCGGTGCAAAGAGCGCGCTCAGCCAATAAAAATAAGAGCATGTGAGAGTGACAGACCGAACAGCCAATCAGCGATGGAAAACCGAGACGGCGAATCTCCCGAGGGCTCCGCGCCTCGCCGGTGGAAGGCGGGGCGAAGCGCGCAGCGAGCCAATAGAAATACAGGATTTCCAGAGTGACACGCCGCTCAGCCAATCAGCGGCGGAACACGGGGAGCGCCCTCGGGCTTCCATCAGCCGTCTTTCCCCCGCGCCTGCGCCGTGACGCGCGGGCGCCCCCGCACAAAATGGAGCTcggcgggcccggggcgggcgcggcgctccCGGGGCGGCCCCCGCGGCCTGTCCCCGTTCTCCGCTCcgctcctctcctttcctcgcCCGTTctcggccccgcggcggcggccgccggcaAAAAGAGACGCGAGGTCCCACCGAGATTTGAACTCGGATCGCTGGATTCAAAGTCCAGAGTGCTAACCATTACACCATGGGACCGCTGGGTGTAGCGGGAGCCGCCGCGCCGCCTCCCTGTGCTCggccgcggggcgcggcgctcccgggatcccggaattcccggaattcccggaatcccggaattcccgggaatcCCGGCAATTCCCAGCATCCCCGCCCCTCCAACCCCCCCGGCatcccgcggccgccgccgttccccccccgcgccggcccctcctgcagccctcGTGCCCGGCACGCTGATTGCCGcctttatttttggctttttaaactcattttttatgatttttaaacttatttctGCCTTAATTCCTCTGGggtttttcctttatttctccccttttctccctctgtttttctctatttcccactttatttattttccactccattttccatttattcATCTGTTTTTCCTCTATTCCCTTTCCTTAtccccttttatttctttttcctgctctatttgccgtttttcccccattttatttctctatttccCCTTTATTTTATTCCCCCCCCACCATTTCCCTTCATTTAACTTTCTATTTCTCCTTTAACATTTCcccatttatttttcatctgcaATCCGTTTTCCCTTAATTTCTCAATTTCCCGtccattttcctctttttattcctttttctcctccagttcttatttcttttcctatttatcctcttttcctccttttcttcttcccttccccttattttccccctctattttcaatttttcaaagttttttcctctatttcccTTTATGTCTCTTCCATTTCCCCCTATATTTCCTAATTTCCCTATATTGATCCCTTTTCCCTTTATTACCTCCattatttctctttcctctctattttttctttattttcccctcaatttcttttttttcagtttctccccttattttttttcctcccatttttcctcttttattttcctatttcccCTCTATTGTCTCCCTTTTAATTTTACATAtcccctttattttttcttttcccccttttcccgcCCCAATCCCACAAATCCACACAAacacttggaatttttttttttttttttttttttgcttctttctctgtttttgctcttttattttttcacagcGAAACAGTGGAAATAGAGCGATTTGTggccaaaaaaaattaaaatactaagGAAAACCCTCCTCCCCGGAAAAGGAACGGAGCCCgcatccatcccaaatcccgggaaaaGGGAAGGACGTGGATCAGGAGAGGTAAGAGGGGcaaaaaaggtgaaaataacccaaaaaagAGGCAAAACGACACCCCAGAAATCACAATTTTTACCTAAAGAGCCTgaaatttcctgggaaaagcagcaccTTTGGATGCTCCCAAAATTCAGCTCCACCCCCTCCCCCCCTGCTGCCatcacccaaaaaaaaccccaaaccaatggaaaaataggaaaaaaacccaaattatcAGCTGGGATTCCCCCAGTCCTGCGGGGAGGCCGGAGGGgtgagagggaaggaggaaaaatccaaggaaaaacaaaacaaaacaaaaatcgagtattaaaaataaagacaaaaataaaaataaaaataaaaataaaaataaaaataaaaataaaatcagtcaCAGCCCAAATCTGGGACTGGTGAGGTCTGGAGCTTCCAAGGACTAAAAATCAACTTTCCCTGAGGGAAAGCAATCCCataaatcctatttttttttaaaacctagctttttaaaatcctatttttttgtaaaagaacgttttctttggaaaaagtgtagatttttttttttacttttttaaaactttttttttttaagctttttttttttaaaattttttttattatttttttttatttaattttccttttctctctaaAACTACGCCCGGGGAGTCGCCCCTACCTAGAGTCACCTATGGCTAAGAGGTAGATAAAAAATCGGGATTGGTTGTGGATGAGGAATCCTGGGATCATTCCCGGGATCATTCCAGGATAATTCTTGGGATCATTCCAGGATAATTCTGGGATTGTTCTGGGATCGTTCTGGGATCATTCCTGGGATCATTCCAGGATCATTCCTGGGACCATTCCAGGATAATTCTTGGGATCATTCCAGGACCAGTCCGGGATTGTTCTGGGATCGTTCTGGGATCATTCCCAGATCATTCCGGGACCATTCCAGGATCGTTCCCGGGGTCATTCCCAGGATCATCCTGGGATCATTCCAGGATCATTCTCAGATCATTCCCAGGATCATTCGGATCATTCTGGGATCATTCCCAGGATCATCCTGGGATCATTCCAGGATCATTCCAGGATCATTCTCAGATCATTCCAGGATCATTCCAGGATAATTCTTGGGATCATTCCAGGATAATTCTGGGATTGTTCTGGGACCATTCCAGGATTGTTCCCAGGGTGATTCCCAGGATTGTCCTGGGATTATTCCAGGATCATCCTGGGATCATTCCAGGATCATCCTGGGATCATTCCAGGATCATTCCAGGATCATTCCAGGATCATTCCAGGATCATTCCAGGATCATTCCCAGGATCATTCGGATCATTCTGGGATCATTCCAGGATCATCCTGGGATCATTCCAGGATCATTCCAGGATCATTCCAGGATCATTCCCGGCTCCGTGGGCACCGCTGCACATTCCAGACTCTCGGAATCATCTCCCGCTCCCCTCCTGATTCCCGGGATTTCACGGATCCCAAACCTGGAGCAGCGGGGTCCTGGCTCAAGGCCGAGTTTGCTCCTGGAATTCCAAGGAATTCTGGATCCAGATGCGCGTCCGAGGAGACGATCGTGGATTCCTGAGGATGAATTCCCGCCCTGCTTCCGGTCGATCCCGCGGATTTCCCGGATTTAATTCACCCCGAGAGGCGGATCCATctcattcccattttcctgctgtttttagggaattttccccaattttttccattCCAAGTCAGATCCATctcattcccattttcctgctgtttttagGGAATTTCTCCTGGTTTTCCATTCCATTCCGGATCCATctcattcccattttcctgcttttcccgattttccagctttttccaGCGAAGAGCGGGAGATGCTCCGAGGTCTCTTCCTTCCCACGAATCTCTTggatataaattaattttccctcTGGGAATTCCCCCTCGGAATTCCGACAGCGCCGAGAGGACGCGGGGATGGGGAAAGGGCGGGAAAAGCAGCGAAAATTCccggaatttttgggaatttgggtcGAGATCTTCCCAGAGATCCCAGCGACGGGATTTGGGAACGGCTGCTCCCGGATTTCCTCGGAATGGggagggaaaatttgggatggggatttgcCGGGAACGGGAATTTCAAGTATTCCAacccgttttccctgggaaaaattCCAAGGAAAACCGGGAAAACGCCCCCGAGGGACGGGAGCTGCCGAGCCCAAATCCGGCTCCTTTCATTTTATTCCCAAAAattttttttgggaataaaaGCTCAGCGCTCCCCCCCCGCCGGAGGGGGGATCCCAcattccccaatcccaaatattcgggatggggatggggggaaacagccccaaaattgGCTcctttgggaaatttgggaatttttttttgctgaacgTTTCATCCAAAaatttggatttaaaaaaaatggggaaaaaaaaaaggattttactGAGAAAAATCAGGATTTCACCAAGGAAAAAGCGGATTTGACCAAGAAAAATTGGGATTTGACCAAGAAAAATTGGGATTTGAcccaaaaattgggatttgACCAAGAAAAGTTGGGATTTGACCAAAAATTGGGATTTCCCCAGGAACAATCAGCTGTGAGgttctggagcagggagaggctgggctgggtgggctccCGCCTAACGAAGGAATTCATcccttaattaattaattactctCCCTCCTCCTatgtctttttaaattattttgaatatttttaagccttttttcccctatttttaagatattattttcttttttttttaattacttttttctttttttttctctctagattattttttccttttaaaaatgatttttcctttttaagaaatgatttttcctttttaagaaatgatttttcctttttttaaaatgattttcccttttttaaaaataattttttcctttttttttttttttttttttaaattaacatttgcatttcatttttcttgaattcatttcttcctttaattaattattttttttttcccccctcggTAAAAcggaggcaaaaaaaaaaaaaatctcttttaaaataaattttttggtgggttttttttgttttgttttcttttttcattttttattttcattttcacagcacCATAGTGGAGAAGACGGATCGACACCGTCCCCCTGGAATTCCGGGATCGCCTTGGGATTCTGGGATCTTTAGGAATTTTCTAtcaaatatagaaaaaaatctctttatgGCTTCTGAGAGtgtgaaaataaaac encodes the following:
- the GNGT2 gene encoding guanine nucleotide-binding protein G(I)/G(S)/G(O) subunit gamma-T2, with translation MAQDMTEKELLKMELDQLKKEVKNERQMVSKTGKEMKEYMESMAGEDPLLKGVPEDKNPFKEKGGCAIS